Proteins encoded in a region of the Benincasa hispida cultivar B227 chromosome 2, ASM972705v1, whole genome shotgun sequence genome:
- the LOC120072172 gene encoding uncharacterized protein LOC120072172, which yields MRNKGRLGRTMGWLQILLGGLVIIITTLSLFKFYSAGFIFHKDDVCRYFYTTTRHVYEESFDAKALSDRVEEVLDQLESLQEKLESAVEEMGKNKQVLNNGNITRIEHKKYLEEEVIKPLYNAHIALRQIRLPKVEKNGQNYSTVKEEPLINNFVVEEIRKYISPKKSRIGKLNMYMTENIYNTIGHACVLHRKELEDYMDYDIGSYCKDDWNLAQKLMLNGCDPLPRRRCLTRASKVYQKPYPVNESLWKSPDDRNVRWSNYQCRNFSCLSSKNPKRGYNKCSGCFEIDKEKLKWVINSSLAVDFTISDVLAIKPGEIRIGLDFGISTGSFAARMREQNVTIVTTALNLGAPFNEFIALRGLIPLYVTLNQRLPLFDNTMDLIHTTGFMDGWLDMLLLDFILFDWDRVLRPGGLLWIDRFFCDRKDLDDYMYMFLQFRYKKHKWTIAPKSKNEVYLSALLEKPPRAI from the coding sequence ATGAGGAACAAAGGCAGGCTAGGAAGAACAATGGGTTGGCTTCAAATTCTATTAGGAGGGCTTGTTATCATCATAACCACATTGTCTCTCTTCAAGTTCTACTCAGCTGGATTTATCTTCCACAAGGACGACGTTTGCCGATACTTCTACACCACAACGAGGCATGTCTACGAGGAAAGCTTTGATGCAAAAGCGTTGTCGGACCGAGTTGAAGAAGTGCTAGATCAGCTAGAAAGTTTGCAAGAGAAACTCGAATCCGCCGTAGAAGAAATGGGAAAGAACAAGCAAGTGTTGAACAATGGGAATATCACAAGGATTGAGCATAAAAAGTACTTAGAAGAGGAAGTGATTAAGCCTCTTTATAATGCTCATATTGCCTTGAGGCAAATAAGACTACCAAAGGTTGAAAAAAATGGTCAAAATTATTCTACTGTGAAAGAAGAGCCTTTGATCAACAATTTTGTGGTTGAGGAAATAAGAAAATACATTTCTCCAAAGAAAAGTAGAATTGGGAAACTCAATATGTATATGACTGAGAATATATACAACACAATTGGACATGCTTGTGTTTTGCATAGGAAGGAATTGGAAGATTATATGGATTATGATATTGGTTCATATTGTAAAGATGATTGGAACTTGGCTCAAAAACTTATGCTCAACGGTTGTGATCCGTTGCCCCGTCGACGGTGCTTGACAAGAGCGTCGAAGGTCTACCAAAAGCCTTATCCAGTGAACGAATCGCTATGGAAGTCGCCAGACGACCGGAATGTAAGATGGAGTAACTATCAATGTAGGAACTTTTCTTGCTTGTCTAGCAAGAATCCCAAAAGGGGGTACAACAAGTGTAGTGGTTGCTTTGAAATTGATAAAGAGAAGCTTAAATGGGTGATCAATAGCTCTCTCGCCGTCGATTTCACGATATCGGATGTTTTAGCAATCAAGCCAGGGGAGATTCGGATCGGGTTGGATTTCGGGATCAGCACGGGGAGTTTCGCTGCAAGAATGAGAGAACAAAATGTGACAATTGTGACAACTGCTTTGAACCTTGGAGCTCCTTTCAATGAATTTATTGCTTTAAGAGGTTTGATTCCTCTCTATGTGACATTAAACCAAAGACTTCCTCTGTTTGATAACACAATGGACTTGATTCACACAACTGGGTTCATGGATGGTTGGCTAGATATGTTGCTGTTGGATTTCATACTTTTCGATTGGGATCGGGTTCTACGGCCGGGAGGATTGTTATGGATCGACCGATTCTTTTGCGATCGAAAGGATCTCGACGATTACATGTATATGTTTCTGCAGTTTAGATACAAGAAACACAAATGGACTATTGCTCCTAAATCAAAAAATGAAGTCTACCTTTCTGCATTGTTGGAAAAACCTCCAAGGGCAATATGA